In Catalinimonas alkaloidigena, the sequence TTACTTCGTAGCGCAGCACCGCATCGTCATAGACAAAAGCATCCAGCCGATCTTCGTGCAGGGCCTGCAATCCGGCCGCGGGCGTGGGCAGTTGCTGGAAACCGATGCGTTCCCGCTCCAGATAAGCCGCCCCCGTCGAGTTGGCCACGGCCCCCACGCGTACGTCGGGCAGGTCGGCGCGCCCCTTGATGCTCCCCTCCAGCTCTTGCAACGTCAGTGCCGACGTCAGCGCGGCCGTAAAGCTGGAAATCACGATCAGGGCGACAAACATCCAGACCAACGCCACGATGCGACCGCCCCACGTCGAAGGTGCCTTGTCGCCGTACCCTACGGTGGTCATCGTCACGGCCGACCACCAGAACCCCGAGCCGATGCCGCGCCAACCCCGCTCGAACTGGTCGGCATTGCGCCGCCGCTCGAAGAGCCACACCAGCGCGCCCACCAGCAGCAACAGCAGAATCAGCACGCCCACCACCTGCCAGAACTGGGGCGAAAACAGCCGCTTCATCACTCCCCAGCCGCTTTTCTGTGTCGTGCGGGTCGCAATGGCCAAACCGGTGGTGTAGTACGGATGGGTAAAATCAAAGCGCGCTTCGCGGTCTTCGGTGATGCTGAGCGCCGCCACCGCCACGTCGATCGAGCTGTCGGCCAGCGCGTCGGTCATCTGGGCCAGGTCCATCTCCTGCCACTCGTAGCGCAGGTTCAGCTCGCGGGCAATGTCTTCCCACAGGGCCACGCTGATGCCACTCCAGGTGCCGTTGGGGTGGTGAATGACGAACGGCGCCACGGGTTTGGTCGCCACCACCAGCGTGCGCGTCGGGAGCTGAAACGTAGAATCGACAAACTGCTGGGCCAGAAGCGGGTGCGCCAGCAGCCCGCAAAAGAGGAGAAGAATCAGTCGAACCATACGGGGAAAGTAACCAATCGACTACACTTCTGCGTAGTGCCTGTTAGCGACTCTCTATTTCTAAGTTGTTAAACATTTCCGCGATAAGGTGATAAAGTTTAAAGAACAGCGACCACCTTTTTCATTTTTTTTTAAGTTTGCGCAATTTGTCCGGTTCCTCGCGTTGAGGTGCACCGGCTTTTTGATGAACTCATCCCACGCCTAACTCACGCATGAAATACCAGTCTCGTCAGGATGCCCTCCTCGTACTTGAAGACGGCACCGCTTTCGTTGGAAAAGCGATCGGAAAAATCGGTACCACCGGCGGTGAACTTTGTTTCAATACCGGCATGACCGGCTATCAGGAAATTTACACCGACCCTTCGTACTACGGTCAGATCATCGTCAACACGACGGCCCACATCGGCAACTACGGGGTATTCGAGCCCGAACAGGAGTCCGGATCGGTCAAGTTCTGCGGGCTCGTCTGCGACGAATTCGCCTCGATCTACTCGCGCAAGCGCGCCGACCACTCCCTGCAACGCTACCTGGAAGAGGCGGGCATCGTCGGCATCAGCGACGTAGACACGCGCAAAATTGTCCGCTACATCCGCAGCAAAGGGGCCATGAACGCGATGATCTCTTCGGAGATTCTGGACAAAGACCAGCTGCTTCACAAACTCCGCACGGAGGTGCCTTCCATGCTGAACCTGGAACTGGCCACGCAGGTCTCGACGTCTACCGTTTACGACATGGGCAACCCCTCGTCCGACATCAAAGTGGCGGTGCTGGACCTGGGCATCAAGAAATCGATTTTGAAAAACCTGGCCAACCGCGGCGTATACTGCAAAGTATTTCCGGCCCAGACGCCCTTCCAGGAAATGAAATTGTGGGAACCGAACGGCTACTTCATCTCGAACGGCCCGGGCGACCCCGGCGTGATGGATTACGCGGTCGATACAGTCCGCGACGCACAGGAGTCGGGCAGCCCGGTGTTCGGCATCTGCCTCGGTCATCAGATCCTGGCCCGCGCCAACGGCCTCAACACGTACAAAATGCACCACGGCCACCGGGGGCTGAACCATCCGGTCAAAAACCTGATTACCGGCCGCTGCGAAGTCACGTCACAAAACCACGGCTTCGGCGTAGCGAAAGACGAACTCGATAAACAGGACCGCGTGGAAATCACGCACCTGAACCTGAACGACCAAACCGTAGAAGGCATTCGCGTGAAAGAACGGGCGGCGTTTTCGGTGCAGTACCACCCCGAATCTTCGCCGGGTCCGCACGACTCGCGCTACCTGTTCGATGAGTTCATCGACAACATGCAGAAATCATAAACGACCTGAACGGGATGGAAAAAGGACGGGGCAACCTGTCCTTTTTCCGCTTTGGGTAACCCCGCCCGTCGGTCGCCTAACCTCTCGTTACACCTCATGCTGCCCCTCCTGTTCCCATGGTAAAAAGCGATGCGTTGAGCCGTATCGGCCGGAAAATCAAAGAGGTAAGAAAAGACAAACGCCTCAGCCTGAAAGAAGTCGCCGAAGCCAGCAAGGTGACGGCAGGCCTGCTGTCGAAAATCGAAAACTTCCGGACCATTCCTTCCCTCCCGGTGTTGCACAGCATTGCCAATGCGCTCGACGTCAGCATGGCCGAACTGGTAGAGCCGGTGCACCAGGACCCCATGCCGCCGTATCTGCTGATCCGGCAGGGCGAAGGCGAAACCGAAGACCGGGAAGATTCCGAGGGGCTGTCGTACGAGTCGCTCATTTCGACCGATTTCACGAACATGAACGTCCGCGTGAACATCGTGTCCATCCAGCCGGGCGTGTTCCGTCCGCCACTTGCCACCGACGCGATGGAGCTGATTCATGTGCTGGCCGGAAAAGTGCGGTACGGCGTAGGCGACAAAACAGTCGACCTGCAAGAAGGCGACACGCTCTTTTTCAACGGCCGCATTGCCCACTCGGTCGAAAATCCATTCCCGACTCCCGGTCGGCTGTTCAAAGTCTATTTTCTGGAGAATTAATTCGCTGCCCTAGGGCGCACCTTCCCGCATCCGCTCAAAGTAATGGAAGCGATTGCTGGTGTCGTGTGGCATGGGCACAAACCCCACTTTTTGCAGCAGCCGCTGCGAGGGTTCGTTGTCGCGCTCGGTAAAAGCCACCACGGCCGCCACGTCGAAGTGCTGAAAAATGTACGCCACCAACTGGTGGATGGCCTCTTGCGTATAGCCCTGCCGCCGAAACGCCATGCCGGTGGTGAACCCGATGGTAGCCGTATTGCGCTGTCCTTCGCCCGTCTCGCGACTGAGTCCGTAGAGGTTGATCATCCCCACCACCGCACCTTCCGCCTGCCGTAACCGGTACACCCAGTCATACCCCGCGCGCTTCAGGGAGTAGCGGATCGAAAACAAATGTTGTTGCACGTACTGCTCCCACAGCTCTTCTTGCTTGTAATCTTCGATGATGAAAGGATTAGGATCGTCCGTAAACAACTGAAACACCTCCTGGGCATTCGCCTCGTCGAGGGGTTCGTATTGCAGGCGCGCCGAGGGCATCAGGGGAGGAAATTGGAAATACAAGTGAGAGGTAGGGTGGGCAGACCGGGGGGGTGTTTTCATGAAGCAGGCTGTACGCGTTTGACAGAGACAAATCGTTCTTTATAATGGCGGACTAACGAATCGTACTTGACTTCCGGCGTGGTGCGGTTCGACGACGCATGGATAAAGCGCAGCGGCTCCTCCCCCGTTGCAGCCACCACAATGCCTACGTGTCCTACCACACTGCTGTTGGGGTCGGTTCCCCGAAAAAAGATCAGATCGCCGGGCCGGGCCTCTTCCGGTGTCACTTCCCTGCCCTCCCGGGCCATCAAACGCGACGAACGCGGCAGGTCATACCCGTAGTGCTCAAACACATGGTAAACAAAGCCGGAGCAGTCGAAGCCTTTGGACGGATTGGTGCTGGCATAACAGTAAGGTGTTCCCAGCAGCGTCTGTGCATACACCACCAGTTCGGGCACCGGTGGGGCGTCCTGCGCGGACGGCACGTCTGCGATCGGCACCAAGGGCACGTCCGCAGCGGAGCGTTCCATCGCGAGCGAATCGGAAGCGGGCGCGGTCAGTAGCGCGTCGTGGTGCGCTTCGTGAAAGAGCCATCCACCACTCACCATCACACCCAGCCACATCAGGGGCCAAAACCACTTTTTCATAGCGCTGTTTCTGCCTGGTTCTAGAGCTTTGAACGAGCAAAGACGCTTCGTGGTTCGGTAGGCTATGGGCGGGCGCTCCGTCGGTACAGTCTGTGGAGCACCTTTTTACGACCGTCGATCCGGGGCGTTTTCAGCCCCAACAGCTCCGCGACAAAAGGATAGACGTGGACATTCTCGAAGGCGGGGACGATCACGCCCGGCTGTACCTGCGGCCCCCAGGCGTAGAAAATGCCCGATACGGCCTGCACCGTCTGCGGATCGAAGCCGTGCGTTCCCCAGTGGGTTCCCCATTCGACTTTCTTGCCAAACTCTTCCTGCCCTACGCCCACGACGTAATATCCGGAGTCGGCCACCAGCAGCACATCGCCCGCACGAGGGTTCTGAAAGTGCCAGCGCTTCGGAAAGTCGGACTGCCGGTAGACCCGAAAATGGGTTTCCTGCGTCTTAAGGCGTTGGTAGAGCGCATCGCGGCGGGCCGGGTCGTCGGTGTAGAACGACACCTGGGTGCCGTTGTTAACCGTTACGACGGTGGTGTCGCTCACGTCGACCAACTCGGGCAAAAACAGATACGTCTCAGGTTTGGTCTCCATCTCCAGCATGCCATGATCAGAAGTCAGAATGACGTTGATCGGCAGGTCCGTTTGGTGCACCATTTTCATCAGTTGTTCCACCAGGGTATCAGCCTCGCGCACGGCCGCCCGCACCTCGTCGGAGTTCGGACCGTAGGCATGGCCGGCGTCGTCGACCAGCGAAAAATAGAGCGTGATGAAGTGGGGCCGTTCGGCCTCGGGCAGTTGCAGCCAGCGTTGTACGGTGTCGATGCGGCTGGCGTTGGGGATGCTGGCGTCGTACATCAGGTAACGGTCCGGAAACTCCCCCAGGATGGGCGCTTCGGAACCTACCCAGAAAAAGGAGGCCGTCGGAACGCCCTGTTGCTGCGCCAGTTGCCAGAGGGGCGTGCCGCCGTAAAACGCCGGATCACAAACCGTCTCGCGGTTGGAAATGCTATAAGTTCGGTGAAGTTCAGGCGCATAAAAGCGATTGGAAACCAGGCCGTGGTGGCCGGGATAGAGCCCCGTCACCAGCGTATAATGGTTCGGAAACGTTTTGCTGGGAAAGGAAGGGATGAGGCGTTCGGCCTGCGCTCCCGCCCGAATAAATTCTTTAAAATGGGGCAGGTCGTACTTCTCAACGTAATCGTGGCGAAAACCGTCGAACGAGACCATGATCACGTAGGGCCGTTCGGGCGTACGGCCCAACACCCCCTGCACCATCAGGAGCACGAAGCATCCGAAAAAAAGGTATTTTCCCATAACGAAGCGTAACACCATCACAAAGCAGAGGGAAAAGTACCACGCAAACCCAACGGACGCAACTTACCCGACGAAGTTTATCGTTGCACCACCGATACCGCCTCGCGATCGGGGTCATCGGCAAAGCCTTCGAAGGCGCTTGTGACCGGCTTTCCGATCCAGGCGTACGGTGTGGTCAGTCCGAACGCAAACGCAACCGTAGCGGCGTTGTCGGTCGTGTTGACTACGTGGGCTATTTCGTGATGGGGTTTGATGCCCTTCCCCGCCAGGATGAACGGTATTTCCATTTCGGCCAGCGTTTCGCCACCGTGCGACTTACCCAGCCCGCCGTGGTCGGCCGTCACCAGCACCAGCAGATCGTCTTGCAGGCCTGCCGCCTGCGCCGCCCGCACCATCCGACCGATGAGCGAATCGGCCCGTTCGACCGCACGGTAATACTCGGGCGTACCGTGCCCGATCTCGTGACCCCAGTGATCGACATGGTCCAGGTGTACGAACAGAAACTGCGGCCTCTTCTCTTTCAGATACGCCTCTGCCAGTTGGGTGGTCGCCTCTTCCGTGTCGCCGTGCTGGTCGTAGTTCACCGCACGTTTCTCAAACAACCGCCCGAAACCCTCCCAGTGGTAGATCGCCCCGATTTCTGCCTCCGGTCGCTGCGCCCGCAACTGCCCGAAGATGGTCGGGAAAATTGCCTCCGAGCCGGGCGTGCTGGCCGGCAGGGTGTGTCGGTCGCGTTCCCATTCGTTCGACGTGATGCCGTGCTGTTCCGGCCCGGCCGCCATGATCATCGACGCCCAGTTCGAACTGCTACTCGACGGCAATACGGCCCGCGCGTGCAACGTGAACGAACCATGCGCCATCAGCGAATCGAGGACGGGGGTGGTGGCCTGTCGGACGCCGTCGGGGCTCATGCCGTCAACACCGATCACCAGCACGTGGCCCACGCGCGCGGCCGAGGCGTTGTCGGTCGCAACGAACGGGTCGGAAGATTGATCTGCCGGTGGCCGAGGCGATTGGCAAGCGAACATAAGAAGCGCAACGGATGGCGCCAGAGCGGCAAATGAAAAGAATCGCATGGGGAGAAGGTTGAGCATCGGAAAACAAGATGATACCAGAGAAGACAATTGATTAGCTAGGGATATAGCGCATTCAAGAGTTGTGAAAAGCAACGATACCCGGCTCCCTGGAGAAGGCCGGGCATCGTGTTACTTCATGCTAAAGCTTATTCCAATATCCAGAGCGGCCGATTGATGTCGTCGGCCCCGCCGAACTGACGTTGCAGCGCATCGCGCAGGTTCGCTTCGTTGTTGCGGTACTCCGACTGTGGGTACTGCCAGCGCTCCGGAATGCGCCCCCCGTTCTGGTTGCCCGGCCCGATGTCGAACGTCGGCACACCCGTCCGGCGCTGGTTGTAGAAAGCTTCCCAGCCGGAATTCTGGAAGAAGGCCAGGTACTTTTGCGTCAGGATCTGGATCAGGCCGGCATCGCCGTTGCCCGCATACGCTACGCCGTCCTGGCTCAGGTACGCGTCGAGGACCACCGGGTCAGTAATGCCATAAAAATTCATGGAGGCGGTTATACCGTTCGTGTAGTGCTGCGCCGCGTCGCCGCTCGCCCACCCGCGGGCGATGCCTTCCGCCAGGGTAAATTCCTGTTCGGCGTATCCGACAATGATGGTCGGCTCGCCGGTATAGGTGTAGTAGCGGTCGTCTTTCGGCAGGGAGTATTTCCCGGCATCCGAGTTGGTATACAGATCGCCCAGCGTCGCACCCGACGGGGCGCCCACGTACGACGTCAGCTTCGTGGCGTAGTCGGGGTCGCCACTGGCTTTGGCCGAGTCGGTCGGTTCCGCCACCACAAACAGGCGCGGGTCGTTATACATCTTCAGAAAATCCAGGTACGTCGCACCCATCACGTACCGCCCGATGGTAAAGCCCCGGTTGCTGGGGTTGATCGGATACTGGTTGTTCGGTACGTTGAAGAACTTCATCGTGGCGTTGTCGTCGAGGCTCTGCATCAGCGGATAAGTCGACGGATTGTTGATGATGGCGGCAAATCGTTCTTTCACGCGCAGGTCGGCATCGTCGGCCTGGTGGCTCAGGCTGATCAGCGTCCGCAGGTAGAGTGCGTTGCTGACCTGCTGCCACTTGCGCAGGCTACCGCCCATAAAAATATCGCCCGCGACCATCTGGTCAGCAACCGCCGCCAGTTGGGTATTGGCCTGCTCCAGCAGGTCGAGGCATTGCAGGTACACTTCCTTCTGCGTGTCGTACTGCGGCGTGTAGTTCTCGTCCAGGCCCTGCAACGCCTGGCGCATCGGAATGTCGCCCACGCGTTCGGTCATGCGGATAAAGAAGTAGGCTTTCATCAGGCTGGCCAGCCCCGCGTAGGAGTTGTCGCCCAGCCGCTCGGCCTCTTTTTCCATTTGCAGCACATTGCGCAGCGTCCCGTAGTTCAGCCCGGTCGACGACCAGTTGTAGTCCTGGTTACCGTAGTAGTCGAACGTAATCGCGTAAAACTGATTCAGGCGTTGCGTCTCGCTCCAGGGCTCGTAGTCGGCATTGTACCAGTCGTACAGCACGCCCGTGAAAATCTGCGAAGGTGGGGCCTGGGTCGGGTTGTTGGGGTTGACCTGCAGGTCTTCGAAATCTTTGCAACTGGTCACCGCCAGCAGGGCGGTCAGCAGCAGGGGAAAGGTATAGCGTTTCATAAGAAAGTCGGGAGAAAAGACCGGGCCCAGCGCCCGGTCCCGATGAAATAAGATTAGAAAGAAGCGGTCAGGTTAATGCCGTAGCTTTTGATCGACGGCGTTTGCAGACCGGACGAGTAGCCCGTGCCGTACTGGTCGAGGTCAATGTTTTTGTACTTGGAGAAGTAGAACAGGTTCCGCGCTACCAGCGACACGCTTGCGTTGCGCACGAAGGTTTTCTGCAACAGAGTGGACGGGAACGAGTAGGTGATCACCACCTCGCGCAGCTTGAAGTACGTCTTGTCGATGATGTTGGGCGCGTCGGCCCCGTTGTAGTTTTTCGCCCAGTCCTGGTAGAACACGGCCGTGGTGTTCGGCGCAAACTCGCGGGTGTCGGAAATCACGTTGCCGTTGCCGTCGCGCACCAGTTCGCCCTCCGTAATCACCATGCCTTCGCCAACGTACGACTTGATGCCCAGGCCGTCGTTTTCCCGCTCCGGCGCGACCGCCTCCGGGTGGCGACCGCTCTGCCACAACTTCTTGTTCACGTAGTTCAGGATTGTACCCCCGACGCGGCCGTCGAACAGGAAGCGCATCTGCAGGCTCTTGTAGCTCAGCGTGTTGGTAATGCCTCCGAACCAGTCGGGATTGTAGTAGCCGAACAATTTCGGCAGGTTGTCGCGCTTGGGTTTCCCGTCGTCGCCGACCACTACCTGTCCGTCGGGCGTCCGCTCGAAGTCGTAGTTGTAATATTTGTCCACGCGCTCGCCTACCTGCACAAAGCCGATGCCTCCCGCCGCCGGCAGTTTGTCAACCCCCGGGTAAATGTCGCGCAGGTACTCGCGGTAGGTCGACCAGTTGGCGGCCACATCCCACCGGAAATGATCGGTCCGGATGGGGTTGCCGGTCACCGTCACTTCCCAACCCCGACGCTCGTACTTCAGGCCGTTTTCGAGCCGGTAGTCGTAGCCCGAAGCTTCCGAGACGGGCAACTGGAAAATGCTCGGTCCGTCGAACGTGTTGTAGTGCGCTACGTCGACGCCCAGTCGGTTTTCGAAGAAGCGGATGTCGAGCCCGCCTTCGTACGAAGTACTGAAAGTCGGTTTCAGGTTCTGGTTGTAGACCGTCCCCGGGTAATAGAGCGTGGGGTTGCCGTTCCAGGTAATGCCCGAGTAGTAGGTCGGGTTGTTCTGGTAGATGGTGGCTCCGTTGCTCACCAGGCGCGCATCGTCGATGCGCATGTCGGCGTCAGGATTGCCGCCCAGATCGCCCCCGACGCGGGCGAACGATCCCCGTACTTTCAGGAACGAAACGGCGCGGGGCAGGTGAAGGGCATCCGAAAGCACCGCACTCAGCGACGCCGACGGATAGAAATACGAGTTGTTGTTCAGGGGCAGTGTCGACGACTTGTCCCAGCGGCCGGTCAGTGCCAGAAAGAGGTAATTGCGGAACGCCAGGTCGGCCGAGCCGTAAGCGCTGATCACCTGTTTCTGTTCCAGGTAGCTGTAGGGCTTCAGTTGGTTCGTGGTGTTGGATAGGTTGTACACCCCCGGCACCACCAGGTAGTCGGTCTGCCCGTAGGCATACTTCAGGGTATAGCTGCGCAGGTTGCCCCCCGCCGTGGCCTGCACCGAAAAGTTATCGCCAAACTGCTGCTGGTAATTCAGCAGCACGTCCGTGTTGTTCTCAAAGAAGTTACGGTACCCTTCGATGTAGCCTCCCTGGGCCACCTCGCGTCCGTAGGTAGTCGCCGAATAGGGAAACTTCTCGTTTTTGTTCAGTGTGTTGGTTGTCACGTATGTGCGCCCCGCCAGGCTGAAATGCTTGTTGAAGTCGTACGACAGCCGCACGAACCCGAACACGTCGTCTTTGTAGAAGCCCCGTAGCCACTCGTAGGCCGAAAACCAGGGGTTGTTGTAGCGTGCGTATTCGTTGTTGACTTGCTGCAAGCCTTCCTTGCCCGGCTGCCAGTAATTTTTCAGGTCCCGGATGTCGAAATCAGCCCCGTTCCAGATCAGAATGTTGTAGATGATGCTGTTCGGGCCATAGTCTACTTCCGGAATGTTGGGCGTATACTGCTTATTGTAGTTGAGGTTGGTCTCCAGCCGCAGTTTTTCGTTGAACTTCATCCCGCCCGACACCGCAAAGTTGGTGATGTTCAGGCGCGTGTTGGGTACAATGCCGCGCTGGTAGGTCTGCGTGGCCGAAACCCGCAGGTCGCCCTTGTCGCTACTGGTCGCGACCGACAGGTTGTTGGTCGACAGAAGGCCGTTTTGCAAAAAATTGGTCAGGTTGTTCGCGCCGCGCGGCAGGAAAGGCGTCGGGATGCGCTCGCCGGTGGCCGGATCAATCGGGCTGTCGTACTGCGGAATCAGCCGGCCGTCCAGTTTGGGGCCCCACACGTCGTAGTCGGAATCGTTGATGCCGCCGCCTTTGCCGTCCCCAAACGCATACTGCCCGTACGAGCCGGGCCCGTACTGGTTTTGCACGTCGGGAATGGCGTTGAAGCCCGATTGCAGCGTGGTGCTGGAATTGAAGTCGACCGAAAAGCCACGGTTTTTGTCCTGAGCACCCCGCTTGGTGGTGATCTGAATGGCACCGTCGCGTCCCCGCGAACCGTACAGCGCCGCGGCCGTCGGGCCTTTCAGGACGGTATAGGTCTCGATGTCGTCAGGCGAGATGTTGAAAAAATCCGAGCTGATGGGCTGGCCGTCTACGACGATCAGCGGCGTTTTTCCACGCAGCGTAACGGTAGGCGCACTGAACAGCTCGGGCGAGTTGGAAACCTGCAGCCCCGCGACGCGTCCGGTCAGCGTACTCACGGCGTTGGGCTCCCGGGCTTTGACCAGGTTCGAGCCGTCTACTTCCTGCACGGCATAGCCGACCCGCGCCTTTTCTTTCCGAATGCCGAGGGCCGTCACGACAACCTCCGACAGTTGCATGGCATCTTCTGTCAGAGCCACGTCGATGGTGGATCTTCCGGCGATGGCCACGTGCTGCGTAGCAAAGCCCACATACGAAAACAGCAGCGT encodes:
- a CDS encoding transporter substrate-binding domain-containing protein, whose amino-acid sequence is MVRLILLLFCGLLAHPLLAQQFVDSTFQLPTRTLVVATKPVAPFVIHHPNGTWSGISVALWEDIARELNLRYEWQEMDLAQMTDALADSSIDVAVAALSITEDREARFDFTHPYYTTGLAIATRTTQKSGWGVMKRLFSPQFWQVVGVLILLLLLVGALVWLFERRRNADQFERGWRGIGSGFWWSAVTMTTVGYGDKAPSTWGGRIVALVWMFVALIVISSFTAALTSALTLQELEGSIKGRADLPDVRVGAVANSTGAAYLERERIGFQQLPTPAAGLQALHEDRLDAFVYDDAVLRYEVTQRGDDVLQVLPERFGLQYYGIGLPSGSPLREPVNRVLLDKVSESAWRDVLFRYLGSEE
- the carA gene encoding glutamine-hydrolyzing carbamoyl-phosphate synthase small subunit, with the protein product MKYQSRQDALLVLEDGTAFVGKAIGKIGTTGGELCFNTGMTGYQEIYTDPSYYGQIIVNTTAHIGNYGVFEPEQESGSVKFCGLVCDEFASIYSRKRADHSLQRYLEEAGIVGISDVDTRKIVRYIRSKGAMNAMISSEILDKDQLLHKLRTEVPSMLNLELATQVSTSTVYDMGNPSSDIKVAVLDLGIKKSILKNLANRGVYCKVFPAQTPFQEMKLWEPNGYFISNGPGDPGVMDYAVDTVRDAQESGSPVFGICLGHQILARANGLNTYKMHHGHRGLNHPVKNLITGRCEVTSQNHGFGVAKDELDKQDRVEITHLNLNDQTVEGIRVKERAAFSVQYHPESSPGPHDSRYLFDEFIDNMQKS
- a CDS encoding helix-turn-helix domain-containing protein, which encodes MVKSDALSRIGRKIKEVRKDKRLSLKEVAEASKVTAGLLSKIENFRTIPSLPVLHSIANALDVSMAELVEPVHQDPMPPYLLIRQGEGETEDREDSEGLSYESLISTDFTNMNVRVNIVSIQPGVFRPPLATDAMELIHVLAGKVRYGVGDKTVDLQEGDTLFFNGRIAHSVENPFPTPGRLFKVYFLEN
- a CDS encoding GNAT family N-acetyltransferase, whose translation is MKTPPRSAHPTSHLYFQFPPLMPSARLQYEPLDEANAQEVFQLFTDDPNPFIIEDYKQEELWEQYVQQHLFSIRYSLKRAGYDWVYRLRQAEGAVVGMINLYGLSRETGEGQRNTATIGFTTGMAFRRQGYTQEAIHQLVAYIFQHFDVAAVVAFTERDNEPSQRLLQKVGFVPMPHDTSNRFHYFERMREGAP
- a CDS encoding C40 family peptidase, encoding MKKWFWPLMWLGVMVSGGWLFHEAHHDALLTAPASDSLAMERSAADVPLVPIADVPSAQDAPPVPELVVYAQTLLGTPYCYASTNPSKGFDCSGFVYHVFEHYGYDLPRSSRLMAREGREVTPEEARPGDLIFFRGTDPNSSVVGHVGIVVAATGEEPLRFIHASSNRTTPEVKYDSLVRHYKERFVSVKRVQPAS
- a CDS encoding ectonucleotide pyrophosphatase/phosphodiesterase; amino-acid sequence: MGKYLFFGCFVLLMVQGVLGRTPERPYVIMVSFDGFRHDYVEKYDLPHFKEFIRAGAQAERLIPSFPSKTFPNHYTLVTGLYPGHHGLVSNRFYAPELHRTYSISNRETVCDPAFYGGTPLWQLAQQQGVPTASFFWVGSEAPILGEFPDRYLMYDASIPNASRIDTVQRWLQLPEAERPHFITLYFSLVDDAGHAYGPNSDEVRAAVREADTLVEQLMKMVHQTDLPINVILTSDHGMLEMETKPETYLFLPELVDVSDTTVVTVNNGTQVSFYTDDPARRDALYQRLKTQETHFRVYRQSDFPKRWHFQNPRAGDVLLVADSGYYVVGVGQEEFGKKVEWGTHWGTHGFDPQTVQAVSGIFYAWGPQVQPGVIVPAFENVHVYPFVAELLGLKTPRIDGRKKVLHRLYRRSARP
- a CDS encoding alkaline phosphatase family protein, translated to MRFFSFAALAPSVALLMFACQSPRPPADQSSDPFVATDNASAARVGHVLVIGVDGMSPDGVRQATTPVLDSLMAHGSFTLHARAVLPSSSSSNWASMIMAAGPEQHGITSNEWERDRHTLPASTPGSEAIFPTIFGQLRAQRPEAEIGAIYHWEGFGRLFEKRAVNYDQHGDTEEATTQLAEAYLKEKRPQFLFVHLDHVDHWGHEIGHGTPEYYRAVERADSLIGRMVRAAQAAGLQDDLLVLVTADHGGLGKSHGGETLAEMEIPFILAGKGIKPHHEIAHVVNTTDNAATVAFAFGLTTPYAWIGKPVTSAFEGFADDPDREAVSVVQR
- a CDS encoding SusD/RagB family nutrient-binding outer membrane lipoprotein, encoding MKRYTFPLLLTALLAVTSCKDFEDLQVNPNNPTQAPPSQIFTGVLYDWYNADYEPWSETQRLNQFYAITFDYYGNQDYNWSSTGLNYGTLRNVLQMEKEAERLGDNSYAGLASLMKAYFFIRMTERVGDIPMRQALQGLDENYTPQYDTQKEVYLQCLDLLEQANTQLAAVADQMVAGDIFMGGSLRKWQQVSNALYLRTLISLSHQADDADLRVKERFAAIINNPSTYPLMQSLDDNATMKFFNVPNNQYPINPSNRGFTIGRYVMGATYLDFLKMYNDPRLFVVAEPTDSAKASGDPDYATKLTSYVGAPSGATLGDLYTNSDAGKYSLPKDDRYYTYTGEPTIIVGYAEQEFTLAEGIARGWASGDAAQHYTNGITASMNFYGITDPVVLDAYLSQDGVAYAGNGDAGLIQILTQKYLAFFQNSGWEAFYNQRRTGVPTFDIGPGNQNGGRIPERWQYPQSEYRNNEANLRDALQRQFGGADDINRPLWILE
- a CDS encoding SusC/RagA family TonB-linked outer membrane protein; amino-acid sequence: MQVSVLFHRTQRAASQRLLLFLLLVGTVLVPWTARAADPLVRTLTGTVTSAEDGTPLPGVTVLAQGTVTGTITDISGHYTLQVADDIDTLLFSYVGFATQHVAIAGRSTIDVALTEDAMQLSEVVVTALGIRKEKARVGYAVQEVDGSNLVKAREPNAVSTLTGRVAGLQVSNSPELFSAPTVTLRGKTPLIVVDGQPISSDFFNISPDDIETYTVLKGPTAAALYGSRGRDGAIQITTKRGAQDKNRGFSVDFNSSTTLQSGFNAIPDVQNQYGPGSYGQYAFGDGKGGGINDSDYDVWGPKLDGRLIPQYDSPIDPATGERIPTPFLPRGANNLTNFLQNGLLSTNNLSVATSSDKGDLRVSATQTYQRGIVPNTRLNITNFAVSGGMKFNEKLRLETNLNYNKQYTPNIPEVDYGPNSIIYNILIWNGADFDIRDLKNYWQPGKEGLQQVNNEYARYNNPWFSAYEWLRGFYKDDVFGFVRLSYDFNKHFSLAGRTYVTTNTLNKNEKFPYSATTYGREVAQGGYIEGYRNFFENNTDVLLNYQQQFGDNFSVQATAGGNLRSYTLKYAYGQTDYLVVPGVYNLSNTTNQLKPYSYLEQKQVISAYGSADLAFRNYLFLALTGRWDKSSTLPLNNNSYFYPSASLSAVLSDALHLPRAVSFLKVRGSFARVGGDLGGNPDADMRIDDARLVSNGATIYQNNPTYYSGITWNGNPTLYYPGTVYNQNLKPTFSTSYEGGLDIRFFENRLGVDVAHYNTFDGPSIFQLPVSEASGYDYRLENGLKYERRGWEVTVTGNPIRTDHFRWDVAANWSTYREYLRDIYPGVDKLPAAGGIGFVQVGERVDKYYNYDFERTPDGQVVVGDDGKPKRDNLPKLFGYYNPDWFGGITNTLSYKSLQMRFLFDGRVGGTILNYVNKKLWQSGRHPEAVAPERENDGLGIKSYVGEGMVITEGELVRDGNGNVISDTREFAPNTTAVFYQDWAKNYNGADAPNIIDKTYFKLREVVITYSFPSTLLQKTFVRNASVSLVARNLFYFSKYKNIDLDQYGTGYSSGLQTPSIKSYGINLTASF